A part of Actinomycetes bacterium genomic DNA contains:
- a CDS encoding bifunctional 5,10-methylenetetrahydrofolate dehydrogenase/5,10-methenyltetrahydrofolate cyclohydrolase has product MPARILDGRAAAAQIRAELAPEIERLAAAGRRPGLAAVLVGDDEASHIYVGAKQRAAANVGIDSRRVSLPADSSQAQVLDAVAELNADPAVHGIIVQLPLPDGLDPVAVQEAIDPAKDVDGLHPWNEGRLLRGDPAFAPCTPAGIVELLRRERVPVEGSHVVIVGRGLLVGRPLAVLLSAKAAGANATVTICHTGTRGLSSFTREADVLVAAAGRPAMIGPDMVRPGATVVDVGNHRVDGALVGDVAPEVAEVAGALTPVPGGVGPMTVAMLLANTVRAAGGTT; this is encoded by the coding sequence ATGCCCGCAAGGATCCTCGACGGCAGGGCGGCAGCGGCCCAGATCCGGGCCGAGCTGGCCCCGGAGATCGAACGGCTCGCGGCCGCAGGGCGCCGTCCAGGGCTGGCCGCGGTGCTGGTCGGCGACGACGAGGCGTCCCACATCTACGTGGGGGCCAAGCAGCGGGCGGCGGCCAACGTCGGCATCGACTCGCGCCGGGTCTCGCTGCCGGCCGACTCGAGCCAGGCGCAGGTGCTGGACGCGGTGGCCGAGCTGAACGCCGACCCGGCCGTGCACGGGATCATCGTGCAGCTCCCCCTGCCCGACGGTCTCGACCCGGTGGCGGTGCAGGAGGCGATCGACCCGGCCAAGGACGTGGACGGCCTGCATCCCTGGAACGAGGGACGCCTGCTCCGGGGCGACCCGGCTTTCGCCCCCTGCACCCCGGCCGGCATCGTGGAGCTGCTCCGCCGGGAGCGGGTGCCGGTGGAGGGCAGCCACGTGGTCATCGTGGGGCGCGGGCTGCTCGTCGGGCGGCCGCTGGCGGTGCTGCTGTCGGCCAAGGCGGCCGGGGCGAACGCGACCGTGACCATCTGCCACACCGGGACCCGCGGGTTGTCGAGCTTCACCCGCGAGGCCGACGTGCTGGTCGCGGCGGCCGGGCGGCCGGCCATGATCGGGCCGGACATGGTGCGGCCGGGCGCGACCGTGGTCGACGTCGGCAACCACCGGGTGGACGGCGCCCTGGTCGGCGACGTGGCCCCCGAGGTGGCCGAGGTCGCCGGTGCGCTCACTCCGGTCCCGGGCGGGGTGGGGCCGATGACGGTGGCGATGCTCCTGGCCAACACGGTGCGCGCCGCTGGCGGCACGACCTGA